The proteins below come from a single Drosophila miranda strain MSH22 chromosome Y unlocalized genomic scaffold, D.miranda_PacBio2.1 Contig_Y1_pilon, whole genome shotgun sequence genomic window:
- the LOC117189389 gene encoding probable 4-coumarate--CoA ligase 3 produces MSCEVHYKAASRTWFGPRGKDFYGPEMTLGEVIMRVLQINADQVMQHCDPTGEELTGAQLAQQSARIAQAFKRLGLYRGDVIGISANNTTYLTSVVIAALLRGIPINPLHPELAEETVKYMYDITEPKLIFCDVENYPTIQAVNQRLVTPATIYLLNGRLEGVRDVSELLNEDESITAAAYVPCPKLHGDHTAFIVCSSGTTGMPKGVTRSHRSLLCNCKNPNTYTRDSILLSFSPLYWISGTIILLASLLNGFRRIITNRPYSVDYLLQLVATHRVTFLFLASHQIALLSKHDSDFEKLKAQLESVRVLIGAGSKVCKAVFRRMYELIGNQRFIIGYGLSEMGGLSKNVGGPLGCEGKVMRNVELRVVEKLKMPLGINEVGIIYARLRYHWEGFYRNPEATARTLSPDVSEACVFGAPDLVDTNLTACAVVRTASQCLKADQIRSIVERHLSGAYHIRGGVFFVGSLPKTSNDKLQRRKVLGLIQQLGIEAE; encoded by the exons ATGAGCTGTGAGGTGCACTACAAGGCCGCCTCGCGCACTTGGTTCGGACCGCGTGGCAAGGACTTCTACGGCCCTGAGATGACCCTGGGCGAGGTCATCATGCGCGTGCTCCAGATCAACGCCGACCAGGTGATGCAGCACTGCGACCCCACCGGCGAGGAGCTTACCGGTGCCCAGCTGGCCCAGCAGAGTGCACGGATAGCCCAGGCCTTCAAGCGGCTGGGCCTGTATCGGGGCGATGTTATCGGTATATCGGCGAACAACACGACCTATCTGACCAGCGTGGTCATAGCGGCCCTGCTCCGAGGAATACCGATAAATCCACTGCATCCGGAGCTCGCAGAAG AGACGGTCAAGTACATGTATGACATAACAGAACCCAAGTTGATATTCTGCGATGTGGAGAACTATCCCACAATCCAGGCGGTCAATCAGAGATTAGTCACTCCTGCCACCATCTACCTGTTGAATGGACGGCTTgagggagtgcgagacgtcaGCGAACTGCTCAACGAAGATGAATCCATCACAGCAGCAGC ATATGTGCCCTGTCCCAAGCTCCATGGCGATCACACGGCCTTCATTGTGTGCTCCTCCGGCACGACGGGAATGCCCAAGGGAGTGACCCGCTCACATCGGAGTTTGCTCTGCAACTGCAAGAA TCCCAATACATACACTAGGGACAGCATTCTGCTGTCCTTTAGTCCTTTGTACTGGATATCCGGGACGATTATCCTGCTGGCCTCGCTGCTGAATGGATTCCGGCGCATTATCACCAATCGACCCTATAGTGTGGACTACTTGCTCCAGCTGGTGGCCACCCATCGGGTGACCTTCCTCTTCCTGGCCTCCCACCAGATCGCACTGCTCTCCAAGCACGACAGCGACTTTGAGAAGCTGAAAGCCCAGCTGGAATCCGTTCGAGTGCTGATCGGTGCCGGATCGAAGGTTTGCAAGGCCGTCTTCCGGCGCATGTACGAGCTGATCGGCAACCAGAGGTTCATTATCGGCTACGGCCTCTCAGAGATGGGAGGACTAAGCAAGAACGTCGGCGGTCCGCTCGGCTGCGAGGGCAAGGTAATGCGGAATGTGGAGCTGCGCGTCGTGGAAAAACTAAAGATGCCACTGGGCATCAACGAGGTGGGGATCATATACGCCCGCCTGCGCTATCACTGGGAGGGCTTCTACCGCAATCCGGAGGCAACCGCGCGGACACTCAGCCCCGATGTCAGCGAGGCCTGTGTGTTCGGGGCGCCCGATTTGGTGGACACCAACCTCACGGCCTGTGCTGTGGTGCGAACAGCCAGTCAATGTCTGAAGGCGGATCAGATAAGGAGCATTGTGGAGCGGCACTTGAGCGGCGCCTATCACATCAGGGGCGGCGTCTTCTTTGTCGGGAGTCTGCCCAAGACATCCAACGATAAGTTGCAGCGACGCAAGGTCCTGGGTCTGATACAGCAGTTGGGAATCGAGGCTGAATAA